The genomic window CACTGGCCAGCATGCTGATGAGGTCATTACCCGGCGTATCGGAGTTCACCCGATCGTTCCAAAGACCGGTAAAGGCCTCAAGGCATTCCATCAGCTCACCGCGCCACTGTTCTTCACTCTTGTAGATTTCCGGGTTGTCACGACCGGTTGCCACGTCAGACCAACGGGTCAGGCGGCGGCGTTCTTCAAACGGGAAATCGAACAGGGTGGCCAGCATCATCGTTGTGAGTTCGATTGACACCTTGTCCACCCAGTCAAAGGTTTCATTGCGCGGCAATTGATCAAGGATCAACCCTGTTCGCTCACGAATGAGACCTTCCCAGTTTTGCAGGTTCTTGGGCGCAACGATGGGCTGAACCGTAATGCGTTGCTTGTCATGCTTGGGCGGATCCATGGCGATGAACATCGGCGCCCTGAAGTCTTCCAGCGGGTCCGCCAGCGTGATGGCGCCTTCAGAGGAAAACACGTGATGGTTGGTATCCACCGCCATGATGTCTTCATAGCGCGTCACCGACCAGTAGTCGCCAAATTCGTCCGAATGCCCCTTATGGACAGGCGCTTCTTTTCGCAGGCGCTCAAAGTATGGCCAGATGGCATCGTCCTGGAAAAGAGCACCATCAGCGACATTGATGTCCTCAAGAGGCATGCTCCAGGCACGTTCTTGGTGGTCAACTGTGGACGGTGTTTCGGCGGCGGCCTGTGACATGGGAGTCCCTCTTGATTGATCGCGTCAGACGCCCGGAACCACGCAACATGGCGCCGGGCGGTCTTGTCGTTTCAACAGCTAGGCAGGAATGCGAACCGGCATGTAAGTGTAGCCCTTCACGAAGACAGACTTTGTCCGTGTCGGCTCTTCCATCACTTCAATCTTCGGGAAGCGCTTGAGAATTTCTTCCCACAGAATTTTGATCTGCAGCTCGCCCAACCGGTTACCCACACAACGGTGGATGCCATACCCAAATGACATCTGGCGGCGCGCATTTGGACGGTCGATAATGACCTTGTCGGCATCTTCAAACACGCTTTCGTCGCGGTTGCCCGAGACGTACCACATGGCCACCTTGTCACCCTTCTTGATGTGAGCACCGTTCAAAACGATGTCTTCAAGAGCTGTCCGGCGCATGTGAGCCAACGGTGTCTGCCAGCGAATGATCTCGGATGAAAGATTCGGAATCAGATCCGGTTTGGCGAGCAGCTTGTCATACTCACCTGCAAACTTGTTGAGAGCATAGACACTCGCAGTCATTGAGTTGCGCGTTGTGTCATTGCCACCCACGATGAGCAGGATGATGTTTCCCAGATACTCCATCGGGTCCATGTTCTTCGTGGACTCGCCACGTGTCAGCATGGTGATGAGATCATTGCCAGGCGTGTCGGAGTTGATGCGCTCGTTCCATATGTCGGTAAATGCTTCCAGGCATTCCAGCAGTTCCGCACGCCACTGGTCATCATCAGCAACAATCTCCGGATTGTTGCGCCCGGTTGCCACATCGGACCAGCGTGTGAGTTTGCGGCGCTGTTCGAACGGGAAATCAAACAGGGTCGCAAGCATCATGGTTGTGAGCTCAACCGACACATTGTCCACCCAGTCGAACACCTCGCCGCGGGGCAAGGAGTCAAGAATCTGACCGGTCCGTTCGCGGATCAGGCCTTCCCAGTTCTTCAGATTATTCGGCGCAACGATCGGCTGCACGGTGATGCGCTGCTGATCATGTTTGGGCGGGTCCATCGCAATGAACATCGGCAACTGAAAATCAGAAATTTGATCGAACAGGGTGATGCCACCATGTTCCCAGCTTGAAGAGAACACGTGGTGGTTGGTGTCCACCGCCATAATGTCTTCGTAGCGTGTCACGGACCAGTACTCACCAAAGTCAGGGGAGTAGGCCTTGTGGACCGGAGCTTCCTTGCGCAGGCGCTCGAAATACGGCCAGATGGCATCCGCCTGGAAAATGTCTGGATCAGCGATGTTGATGTCTTTGAGCGGCATGCTCCATGCGCGCTCGGTATGATCGATTTCGCCTTCGGGTTGGACAGCTGCCTGCGACATGAACCGTTTCCTCCGGTTGGGCGGCACCCTTGCGAATGCCGACATGACAAAAGACCCCGCCTCCCCATTTGTTTCCACGGGGTAAGCCGAGCGCGCCGCATATGACCTGCGGCCAGTTGTCGACAGCGTAACGCAGCGAAAATCGAGGTTCTATAAAAAAGTGACGCGGGCG from Candidatus Phaeomarinobacter ectocarpi includes these protein-coding regions:
- a CDS encoding cytochrome P450, producing the protein MSQAAVQPEGEIDHTERAWSMPLKDINIADPDIFQADAIWPYFERLRKEAPVHKAYSPDFGEYWSVTRYEDIMAVDTNHHVFSSSWEHGGITLFDQISDFQLPMFIAMDPPKHDQQRITVQPIVAPNNLKNWEGLIRERTGQILDSLPRGEVFDWVDNVSVELTTMMLATLFDFPFEQRRKLTRWSDVATGRNNPEIVADDDQWRAELLECLEAFTDIWNERINSDTPGNDLITMLTRGESTKNMDPMEYLGNIILLIVGGNDTTRNSMTASVYALNKFAGEYDKLLAKPDLIPNLSSEIIRWQTPLAHMRRTALEDIVLNGAHIKKGDKVAMWYVSGNRDESVFEDADKVIIDRPNARRQMSFGYGIHRCVGNRLGELQIKILWEEILKRFPKIEVMEEPTRTKSVFVKGYTYMPVRIPA
- a CDS encoding cytochrome P450: MSQAAAETPSTVDHQERAWSMPLEDINVADGALFQDDAIWPYFERLRKEAPVHKGHSDEFGDYWSVTRYEDIMAVDTNHHVFSSEGAITLADPLEDFRAPMFIAMDPPKHDKQRITVQPIVAPKNLQNWEGLIRERTGLILDQLPRNETFDWVDKVSIELTTMMLATLFDFPFEERRRLTRWSDVATGRDNPEIYKSEEQWRGELMECLEAFTGLWNDRVNSDTPGNDLISMLASGESTKNMDPMEYLGNIILLIVGGNDTTRNSMTGSVYALNKFAGEYDKLIADPSLIPNLSSEIIRWQTPLAHMRRTALEDIELNGQMIKKGDKVAMWYVSGNRDTAVFENADDVIIDRPNARRQMSFGYGIHRCVGNRLGELQIKILWEELLKRFPKIEVMEEPTRTRSPFVKGYTYMPVRIPA